In a single window of the Rhodamnia argentea isolate NSW1041297 chromosome 2, ASM2092103v1, whole genome shotgun sequence genome:
- the LOC115738593 gene encoding NPC intracellular cholesterol transporter 1, translating into MQRRSSRRGAAMAAPPRLLALVSLFQVLFAAFTIGADKPETRLLLTSDATSGERHSEEYCAMYDICGARSDGKVLNCPYGSPSVKPDDLLSSKIQSLCPTITGNVCCTEAQFNTLRAQVQQAIPFLVGCPACLRNFLNLFCELTCSPNQSRFINVTAVSKVNNNLTVDGIDFYITDAFGEGLYDSCKDVKFGTMNTRALEFIGAGAQNFRDWFAFIGRRAGLTVPGSPYAIAFRPNVTESSGMKPMNVSAYSCSDISLGCSCGDCPSSAVCSNSAPPPSPKEGSCSVRIGSLKAKCIDLSLTILYIILVSGFFGWGYFHRRRERNTAMRKTSSDVMDDQYRNIGRQKNENLPMEMLEDAPHIRNGVQLSLVQGYLSKFYRKYGTWVARNPIFVLSTSLAAVLLLCLGLIRFKVETRPEKLWVGRGSRAAAEKEFFDNHLAPFYRIEQLVLATVPDGMHEKSPSILTDDNIKLLFQIQKKIDGIRANYSGSMISLTDICMKPLGQDCATQSVLQYFKMDAKNYDNYGGVDHVGYCFQHFTSADACMSAFKAPLDPSTALGGFSGNNYSEASAFIVTYPVNNALDKEGNETGKAVAWEKAFIQLAQDELLQMVQSKNLTLSFSSESSIEEELKRESTADAITILISYLVMFAYISLTLGDTPRLSSFYISSKVLLGLSGVVLVMLSVLGSVGFFSILGVKSTLIIMEVIPFLVLAVGVDNMCILVNAVKRQPLELPLEGRISNALVEVGPSITLASLSEVLAFAVGSFIPMPACRVFSMFAALAVLLDFLLQVTAFVALIVFDFLRAEDNRVDCFPCIKVSSSYADSDKGIRRKKIGLLARYMKEVHAPILSLWGVKFLVVSVFVAFAVASIALCIRIEPGLEQKIVLPRDSYLQGYFNNVSEYLRIGPPLYFVVKDYNFSSESRQTNQLCSISQCDSNSLLNEIARASLAPQSSYIAKPAASWLDDFLVWISPEAFGCCRKFTNGSYCPPDDQPPCCPSGQASCAAVGLCKDCTTCFRHSDLQNDRPSTSQFKEKLPWFLSALPSADCSKGGHGAYTNSVELLGYENGVIQASSFRTYHTPLNKQADYVNSLRAAREFSSRVSDSLKIDIFPYSVFYMFFEQYLDIWKTALINLAIAVGAVFIVCLVITCSLWSSAIILLVLAMIVIDLLGVMAILKIQLNALSVVNLIMSVGIAVEFCVHITHAFSVSSGDKDQRMKEALVTMGASVFSGITLTKLVGVLVLCFSRTEVFVVYYFQMYLALVLLGFLHGLVFLPVVLSIFGPPSRCVLMDKQEGRPSIQSLFRT; encoded by the exons ATGCAGAGAAGAAGCTCGCGACGCGGCGCAGCAATGGCTGCTCCCCCGAGGCTTCTCGCGCTCGTGTCTCTGTTTCAG GTTTTATTTGCTGCATTTACGATCGGCGCGGATAAGCCCGAGACACGGTTGCTGTTAACATCAGATGCGACATCTGG GGAACGACACTCTGAAGAATATTGTGCTATGTATGACATCTGTGGAGCTCGATCAGATGGAAAAGTTCTGAACTGCCCTTATGGCTCTCCATCTGTGAAG CCAGATGATCTGCTCTCATCGAAGATACAAAGTCTCTGTCCAACAATTACTGGGAACGTTTGTTGCACAGAAGCTCAGTTTAACACACTTCGGGCACAAGTCCAACAA GCGATTCCTTTTCTTGTAGGCTGCCCTGCATGTTTGAGGAACTTTCTAAATCTCTTCTGCGAACTTACCTGCTCTCCAAATCAAAGCCGTTTCATCAATGTAACCGCTGTTTCAAAG gttaatAACAATCTGACCGTGGATGGGATTGACTTTTATATAACTGACGCTTTTGGTGAAGGGTTATATGACTCTTGTAAGGATGTGAAATTTGGTACGATGAACACTCGAGCTTTAGAGTTTATTGGCGCTGGGGCTCAGAATTTTAGAG ATTGGTTTGCTTTCATTGGAAGACGAGCAGGCCTTACTGTTCCCGGTTCACCTTATGCCATTGCGTTCAGGCCAAATGTGACAGAATCTTCTGGAATGAAGCCTATGAATGTATCCGCCTATTCTTGCAGTGATATCTCCCTGGGCTGTTCTTGCGGAGATTGCCCCTCTTCAGCTGTCTGCTCAAATTCAGCTCCTCCTCCCTCACCTAAAGAAGGATCTTGTTCAGTGAGAATTGGATCTCTTAAG GCCAAATGTATTGACCTATCCCTGACAATACTGTACATCATTTTAGTCTCTGGGTTTTTTGGTTGGGGATATTTCCAtcgaagaagagaaaggaacaCAGCTATGAGGAAAACATCGTCGGATGTCATGGATGACCAATATCGAAATATAGGTCGGCAAAAGAATGAGAACCTTCCCATGGAG ATGCTCGAAGATGCTCCCCACATAAGAAATGGGGTGCAACTTTCATTAGTGCAAGGATACTTGTCGAAGTTTTACAG GAAATACGGCACATGGGTTGCTAGAAATCCTATCTTTGTATTATCCACATCACTGGCTGCAGTCCTTCTACTTTGTTTAGGTCTAATACGATTCAAGGTGGAGACGAGGCCTGAGAAG CTCTGGGTAGGGCGTGGAAGCAGAGCTGCAGCAGAGAAAGAGTTCTTTGACAATCATCTAGCTCCATTTTACAGGATTGAACAG CTCGTCTTAGCTACTGTTCCAGATGGGATGCATGAAAAATCTCCGAGTATCCTGACAGATGACAACATTAAGTTACTTTTTCAAATACAAAAGAAG ATCGATGGTATTCGTGCCAATTATTCTGGATCCATGATATCCTTGACTGATATCTGCATGAAGCCACTAGGCCAAGATTGCGCCACTCAAAGTGTTCTGCAG TATTTCAAGATGGAtgcaaaaaattatgataaTTATGGAGGAGTCGATCATGTTGGCTACTGTTTTCAG CATTTTACATCTGCAGATGCATGCATGAGCGCCTTTAAAGCTCCCCTGGATCCTAGTACTGCTTTAGGTGGTTTCTCTGGGAATAACTATTCAGAG GCCTCTGCATTTATAGTAACTTATCCGGTGAACAATGCACTCGATAAAGAAGGCAATGAAACTGGGAAAGCAGTAGCTTGGGAGAAGGCCTTCATCCAGCTAGCACAG GATGAGTTGTTGCAGATGGTGCAGTCCAAAAATCTGACCCTCTCTTTTTCATCTGAAAGCTCCATAGAAGaagaattaaaaagagaaagtaCAGCAGATGCCATAACTATACTG ATAAGCTATCTTGTTATGTTTGCGTACATATCTCTGACTCTCGGAGACACACCTCGATTGTCCTCTTTCTACATCTCATCCAAG GTATTACTTGGTCTTTCTGGGGTGGTTCTGGTGATGCTGTCTGTTCTTGGATCAGTGGGATTTTTCAGTATATTAGGGGTGAAATCAACATTGATCATCATGGAAGTCATTCCTTTTTTGGTTCTAGCT GTGGGGGTGGATAATATGTGCATTTTGGTTAACGCTGTTAAGAGGCAGCCACTGGAATTGCCATTAGAAGGACGAATCAGCAATGCACTTGTTGAAGTTGGTCCTTCAATAACACTGGCTAGTCTGTCTGAGGTGCTAGCATTTGCTGTTGGAAGTTTTATACCAATGCCAGCATGCCGTGTGTTCTCCATGTTTGCAG CATTGGCGGTTCTCTTGGACTTTCTCTTGCAAGTTACTGCCTTTGTTGCATTGATAGTTTTCGATTTTTTGAGAGCCGAGGACAACAGGGTCGATTGTTTTCCTTGTATTAAGGTTTCTTCATCATATGCTGATTCTGATAAAG GAATTCGGAGAAAAAAGATTGGATTGCTGGCTCGATACATGAAG GAGGTCCATGCACCTATTCTCAGTCTTTGGGGAGTTAAATTTCTGGTTGTCTCAGTTTTCGTTGCTTTTGCAGTAGCTAGTATT GCATTGTGTATCAGGATTGAACCTGGTTTGGAACAGAAGATTGTTCTTCCCCGAGATTCATACCTTCAG GGATACTTCAATAATGTCTCGGAGTATTTAAGGATTGGCCCACCTCTATATTTTGTTGTAAAGGACTACAATTTCAG CTCAGAGTCAAGACAAACAAACCAGTTGTGCTCCATCAGCCAATGTGATTCTAACTCTCTTTTAAATGAG ATTGCTAGGGCATCCTTAGCACCACAATCAAGCTACATTGCAAAGCCAGCTGCTTCATGGCTTGATGATTTTCTTGTTTGGATATCACCAGAGGCCTTTGGTTGCTGTCGGAAGTTTACAAATGGGAGCTATTGTCCCCCAGATGATCAG CCACCTTGCTGTCCCTCTGGTCAAGCTTCCTGTGCTGCAGTTGGATTATGCAAAGACTGTACAACG TGCTTTCGTCACTCAGATCTTCAGAATGACCGACCATCAACGTCACAATTTAAAGAGAAGCTTCCTTGGTTCCTTAGTGCATTACCGTCAGCTGATTGTTCTAAAGGAGGACATGGAGCTTACACTAACAGTGTGGAATTATTAG GATACGAGAATGGAGTTATCCAAGCATCTTCATTCCGCACATACCACACCCCGCTAAATAAACAG GCTGATTATGTCAATTCGTTGAGAGCTGCAAGGGAATTCAGTTCAAGAGTTTCGGACTCCTTAAAG ATTGATATTTTCCCATATTCAGTCTTCTATATGTTTTTCGAGCAGTACCTTGACATTTGGAAGACGGCACTGATTAACCTCGCTATAGCTGTTG GTGCTGTATTCATAGTGTGTTTAGTTATAACTTGCAG TTTATGGAGTTCAGCGATCATCCTCCTGGTGCTAgcaatgattgtgattgatcttTTG GGGGTGATGGCAATTCTGAAAATCCAGTTGAATGCTCTCTCTGTTGTTAACTTGATAATGTCAGTTGGCATTGCGGTCGAGTTCTGCGTGCATATTACGCATGCTTTCTCG GTGAGCAGTGGAGATAAAGACCAACGCATGAAGGAGGCTCTAGTCACAATGGGAGCTTCTGTTTttag TGGAATCACGCTAACGAAACTGGTTGGGGTCCTCGTACTTTGCTTCTCAAGGACTGAAGTTTTCGTG GTATACTACTTCCAGATGTACCTTGCACTGGTCCTCCTGGGTTTCCTGCATGGGCTTGTATTTCTGCCG GTGGTTTTGAGCATATTCGGTCCACCTTCCAGATGTGTGCTTATGGACAAGCAAGAAGGTCGGCCCTCGATTCAATCACTGTTCAGAACTTGA